Proteins from one Gossypium raimondii isolate GPD5lz chromosome 8, ASM2569854v1, whole genome shotgun sequence genomic window:
- the LOC105790600 gene encoding 40S ribosomal protein S11, with protein sequence MAEQTEKAFLKQPKVFLSSKKTGKGKRPGKGGNRFWKSIGLGFKTPREAIEGTYIDKKCPFTGTVSIRGRILAGTCHSAKMVRTIIVRRNYLHYIKKYQRYEKRHSNIPAHISPCFRVKEGDHVIIGQCRPLSKTVRFNVLKVNPAGSSGGGKKAFTAM encoded by the exons ATGGCGGAACAG ACGGAGAAAGCATTTCTCAAACAACCCAAGGTGTTTTTAAG CTCTAAAAAAACTGGGAAAGGAAAGAGACCTGGAAAGGGCGGGAATCGCTTCTGGAAAAGCATTGGGTTAGGCTTTAAGACACCCAGAGAGGCCATTGAAG GAACATATATTGATAAGAAATGCCCATTTACTGGCACTGTTTCTATTAGAGGCCGTATCCTTGCCGGTACTTGCCATAGTGCAAAAATGGTAAGGACCATTATCGTCCGAAGGAACTACCTTCACTACATCAAGAAATACCAAAG ATACGAAAAAAGGCACAGCAATATCCCAGCTCATATATCCCCCTGCTTTCGTGTTAAAGAAGGAGATCATGTTATAATCGGGCAATGCAG GCCTTTGTCGAAGACGGTGAGGTTCAATGTCCTAAAGGTCAATCCAGCGGGGTCTTCCGGTGGTGGGAAGAAAGCTTTTACAGCCATGTGA
- the LOC128043103 gene encoding FCS-Like Zinc finger 3-like, whose protein sequence is MSGYYYHSGCPDRYGAHYLDACSVCGKSLHNSDIFMYRGNTPFCSKECRQEQMEMDEAREKKLKFGRAHRKSDSKTSTPNKTVRTGTITVS, encoded by the exons ATGTCGGGTTATTATTATCACTCAGGGTGCCCAGATCGGTACGGGGCTCACTATCTGGATGCCTGCTCCGTTTGCGGCAAATCGCTTCATAATTCCGATATTTTCATGTACAG AGGGAATACACCGTTTTGCAGCAAAGAGTGTAGACAAGAACAGATGGAGATGGATGAAGCCAGAGAAAAGAAGTTGAAATTTGGTAGAGCACATAGGAAATCGGATTCCAAGACCTCTACACCCAACAAAACTGTTCGGACGGGAACTATTACGGTGTCGTAG
- the LOC105790601 gene encoding FCS-Like Zinc finger 3, which yields MSGYYYYSGCPDHYEAHYLDACSVCGKSLHNSDIFMYRGNTPFCSKECRQEQMEIDEAREKKLKSGRSLRKSDSKSSTPNKTVRTGIVTVS from the exons ATGTCgggttattattattactcaGGGTGCCCAGATCATTACGAGGCTCATTATCTGGATGCCTGCTCCGTTTGCGGCAAATCGCTTCATAATTCCGATATTTTCATGTACAG AGGGAATACACCGTTTTGCAGCAAAGAGTGTAGACAAGAACAGATGGAGATCGATGAAGccagagaaaagaaattgaaatctGGCCGATCTCTTAGAAAATCGGATTCAAAGAGCTCTACACCCAACAAAACTGTTCGGACGGGCATTGTTACGGTGTCGTAA
- the LOC105790599 gene encoding ATP synthase subunit delta', mitochondrial: MLRRALGLLPRPIAAARARSFSTDLPAAHTADATFMEAWNKVMPNMDPPKTPLSFMHPRPPTPSSIPPKLTVNFVLPYASELSTKEVDMVIVPATTGQMGVLPGHVATIAELKPGVLSVHEGSETTKYFVSSGFVFIHANSFADIIAVEAVPLDRIDANLVQKGLADFTQKLSSATTELEKAEAQIGIDVHSALNSALTG, encoded by the exons ATGCTGCGTCGAGCATTGGGGCTCTTGCCCCGACCCATAGCAGCTGCAAGGGCTCGATCCTTTTCCACTGATCTGCCCGCCGCTCACACTGCCGATGCCACCTTCATGGAGGCCTGGAACAAAGTCATGCCCAACATGGATCCTCCTAAGACCCCTCTATCTTTCATGCACCCTCGCCCGCCTACCCCTTCCTCCATTCCTCCCAAACTCACTGTCAATTTCGTTCTTCCTTATGCTTCTGAGTTGTCCACCAAAGAG GTTGACATGGTTATAGTACCAGCCACAACCGGACAGATGGGTGTTCTTCCAGGACATGTAGCAACAATTGCAGAATTGAAGCCTGGTGTGCTGTCAGTGCATGAAGGAAGTGAAACTACAAAGTATTTTGTCAGCAGCGGTTTTGTTTTTATCCATGCCAACTCATTTGCGGATATAATTGCTGTCGAGGCAGTTCCACTCGATCGGATTGACGCAAATCTTGTCCAGAAAGGGCTTGCAGATTTCACCCAGAAGCTGAGCTCAGCCACAACTGAATTGGAGAAAGCTGAAGCACAGATTGGGATTGATGTTCATAGCGCACTAAACTCTGCTCTCACAGGCTAA
- the LOC105790598 gene encoding E3 ubiquitin-protein ligase ATL4, with protein MASPPPLLYGVIGGPVASSENNSSERSHSSSSIESAKPSIIIIILILSITLLVSVSLCLLLRHLNRRCLRHLSRSSTSTIVASAASHRVSPEQSPTALLLDSLPLFTFSSITRRRSNGDSTVSGDCAVCLSKFEQQDQLRLLPLCCHAFHAQCIDTWLTSNQTCPLCRSPLFASESDLMKSLLQSSNAAAPIGSGGSDSFRLEIGSVSLRQPGSESGEQRRSYSIGSFDYIVEEESEVTRNQTHQRNVSDKEEVVGGAEAASEASLAGEVATGRSWLKEYVDRLSSSLSSRAMSFRSSGRFFTGSSRRSDIAGVVTADYDVEANRIGEEISEMFRWFSGV; from the coding sequence ATGGCATCGCCGCCACCTTTGTTATACGGAGTTATTGGAGGACCTGTGGCCTCCTCGGAAAATAATAGCAGTGAACGCTcccattcttcttcttcaattgAGAGTGCAAAGCCGAGTATTATAATAATCATTTTGATCCTTTCTATAACCTTGCTTGTTTCTGTTTCTCTTTGTCTCCTCTTGCGTCATCTCAACCGCCGTTGCTTGCGTCACCTCTCTCGTTCCTCTACCTCCACTATTGTCGCCTCCGCTGCCAGCCACCGTGTCAGTCCCGAACAATCGCCGACGGCTTTGTTGCTTGATTCTCTTCCtctttttactttctcttccaTTACTCGCCGCCGCTCCAACGGTGATTCAACGGTTTCTGGAGATTGTGCCGTTTGTTTGTCGAAATTTGAACAGCAGGATCAGCTCAGGCTTCTCCCTCTCTGTTGTCACGCATTTCACGCCCAGTGCATTGATACTTGGCTTACTTCAAATCAGACTTGTCCTCTATGCCGCTCTCCTCTCTTCGCTTCCGAGTCCGATCTCATGAAGTCGTTGCTTCAGTCTTCTAACGCAGCCGCACCGATCGGAAGTGGCGGAAGCGATAGTTTCCGGCTCGAGATCGGTTCTGTAAGTCTCCGGCAACCAGGCTCAGAATCAGGTGAGCAAAGAAGGTCGTATTCCATTGGCTCTTTTGATTATATCGTCGAGGAAGAATCAGAGGTGACTAGGAATCAAACTCATCAGAGAAACGTCTCCGATAAAGAAGAGGTGGTCGGAGGAGCTGAGGCAGCTTCGGAAGCGAGCCTCGCCGGTGAGGTTGCTACCGGAAGGAGTTGGCTTAAGGAATACGTAGATAGGCTCTCTTCTTCGCTATCGTCTCGTGCGATGTCATTTCGTAGCTCAGGTAGATTCTTCACCGGGAGCAGTCGACGAAGCGATATCGCCGGCGTTGTCACCGCAGATTACGACGTGGAGGCCAATCGCATCGGCGAGGAGATCAGCGAAATGTTTCGTTGGTTCTCAGGGGTATGA